GGAAGGACATTTGAGAAACTGGCGGCGAATGACTTGAAGGAACGGACGCTGGCGTCGTACGCGATGGAGGAAGGTTCAATTTACATTCGGTCTGCGAAGCATGTGTTCAAGATTCGCGAATAGAGCGGGGATACGGGGGCAGGCTTGAACTCGAGATCAAGGATTCTTTCGATCTGGCGTTCCTGCGTTGTGGCCGTGGGGTTCGTGCTTGGGGGCGCCATGGTTGGGCAATCGCCTCCGGCGGAGCGTCCAGAATGGGAAGCCTGGGTGGCGGAGGGGGTCGTGTTGTTTCAGCAAGGTTCTTTCGAGGATGCGTTCCAATTGTTCAAGAAAGCGGCGGAGAAGGGCTCGGCGGAAGGGCAATCGCGCTTAGGCTATTGTTATTCGAACGGGAAAGGGATCGGGGTGGACGACACGAAGGCGACGGAGTGGTATCGCAAGGCTGCCGAGCAAGGGTTGGCGAAGGCGCAGCACAATCTGGGGTTGAGATATGCGACGGGACGCGGGGTTGTTCCGGATCCTGCGGCTGCAACCTCGTGGCTTGAGAAGTCGGCCCAGCAGGGATACCCGGCCGCGGCGCATGAATTGGCTCATCGTTACGAGCATGGTTTGGGGGTTGCTGCGAATCTTGCGTCGGCGAAGCGCTGGCTGGAGGTGGCGGCGGGGAAAGGCTGGGGGGAGGCCCAGGCGGATCTGGCGGACTGGTATATGCTCGGCAAGCTTGGAAGCCGTGACGATCTGGCGGCGGTTCACTGGTTGAGGGCGGCGGCAACGCAAGGCTTGGCCCGTGCGCAAAACAATTTGGGCGTCAGTTTGCTGAGCGGGCGTGGCACCCTTCGGGATCCGGTGGAAGCTTGCCGTTGGTTTCGAGCGGCGGCACTGCAGGATCATCCTGAGGGCGCGAACAATTTCGCCGCGTGTTTGATTGAAGGCAGAGGTGTGGAGAAGGATTTGGGGGAAGCGGTGGCCTGGCTGGAGAAAGCGGCCAAGCTGGGGGTGGCGGCGGCGCAGTCGAAGCTGGCGCTTTTCTATCTGGAAGGACTGGCCGTGGAGAAGGATCCGCGGAAGGCCTTCGAACTTTATCGCCGCGCGGCCGAACAGGGTTTTGCCAAAGCACAGCATAATTTGGGGACCTGCTATTTCCAAGGGTTGGGCGTCGATCGGAATCTGGCGGAAGCTGCCCGTTGGTTTGAGAAGGCTGCAGAACAAGGCGACGCTGACTCTCAGTTGACGCTGGCGGTGTGTTATGAAAAGGGACACGGGGTCGAGATCGACTCGGAACGGTCCTGGCACTGGTACCTCAAAGCGGCGGAGGCCGGATCCAACCCGGCGCAGCTCCATGTCGGCAAGGTGAGGGCGCGCAAGAGCTCCAAATACTATGATCCGGCGGCGGCAAGAATGTGGCTGGACCGGGCGCGTCAAGGTGGCTCGGCGGCGGCTGGAGCGTTCCTGGCAAGACTGCTGCTGGCCGGGGAGGGAGGGTCCACGGATGCGGAGACCGCCGTGAAGCGTCTTGAGGAATGCGCGGCCGAGTTTCCTCCGGCTCTCATCTGGCTGGGACATTGCTGGGCGAACGGAACGGGCGTGATTCGTGACCTTGAGAAGGCCAAGGCTCGTTACCGTCAAGCGGCCGAGGCGGGATATCCCCGGGCTCAGGCGCGATTGGCCGCTTTGTTGTTGAAGGAAGGGGCCCCTTCGGATCGCGCTTACGCCCTGGAGTTACTCGAGGCCGCGGCGGTTCTGGATGAGCCCGAGGCATTGCGACAACTCGCACTCGAAGCCGAGGGGAAGGATCCGGCGAAACATCGCGAATTGCTGATTCGCGCGTCGGAGGCGGGCGATGTGGAAGCCTCCTTCCGATGGGCCAAGCTGGCCTTGCGAGGAAATGTTTCGAATTCGCAGCGCGAGGATGCGTTGGAGAAATTCGAATACGCCGCATTGGGCGGGCACCTGCAAGCGGCTGAGCAGGCGCGATCGCTCAAGCGTCGGATGCAGGCCGATACCGTGGCCGAGATTGCCGCAAGAGCTCGGCGAAAGTGGGAGGCGATTGAGGCTTCCGAGTGGGATTGAGGGGATGACAATCCTCGCCCGCCGCGCTATTTCTAGACCCGCATGATGGGTGTTCCGTTCAGCGAGAGACCGTGTGGGCAACGAAGTTTCAGCCGCAGCATGAGGTGGTTGCTGGCCGTCACTTTCATTTTCGCCGGTCGCATCGCCCATCCGGCGGCGGTGGATTACGGACGCGATGTTCAACCCATTCTGGCGGACAACTGCTATCAATGCCATGGGCCGGACGAAAACGCCCGCAAGGCGAAGCTGAGGCTTGACACCCAAGAGGGAGCCTTGACTCCACAAGAAGGCAAGTCGGCGATCGTGGCGGGAAACCCGGCCGCCAGCGCGTTGGTGGCTCGGATCACGTCGAAGGATCCTGAAGAGAGGATGCCGCCTGCGGAATCGCACCGGAAATTGACTCCGGCGCAGATTGAGCTGTTGACGCGTTGGGTGGGGGAGGGGGCTCCTTGGGGGAAGCACTGGGCGTTTGAGACTCCTCGCTCGCCCGGCGTGCCGCGAACGAAGATGAGGAATTGGGCGCGCCACGACATCGACCGTTTTATACTCGCGCGTCTGGAGGCGGAGCGAATGCAGCCTTCCCGTGAAGCGGATCGCGCCCTCTGGCTGCGGCGCGTGAGCCTGGATCTCACCGGGCTGCCGCCAACCATCGAGGAGCTTGACACGTTCCTAGCCGATCGCACCGCCAGAGCGCATGAAAAGGTTGTGGACCGGCTCTTAAACTCCCCGGCATTTGGGGAGCGCATGGCCGTGGAGTGGCTGGACACGGCGCGTTACGCGGACACGCATGGATTTCAGATGGACCGTTACCGGCCGGCCTGGCCCTATCGCGACTGGGTGATCGAGGCCTTCAATTCCAACCTGCCCATGGATCAATTCATCCAGTGGCAATTGGCCGGGGATTTGTTGCCCAACCCGACGCGCTCCCAGCGGTTAGCGACCGCCTTCAATCGGCTTCATTTGCAGAATGAAGAGGGAGGCATCGTCGAGGAGGAGTTCCGAACGTCCCACGTGGTGGATCGGGTGAACACCCTGGGCACCGCGTTCCTGGGTTTGACGCTGGATTGCGCCCGGTGCCACGACCACAAGTACGACCCGATCTCGCAAAAGGATTTCTACCGGCTCTTCGCGTTTTTCAACAACATCGATGAGTTCGGACAGACCAGTTACTTCACCGATTC
This region of Verrucomicrobiota bacterium genomic DNA includes:
- a CDS encoding sel1 repeat family protein; translated protein: MNSRSRILSIWRSCVVAVGFVLGGAMVGQSPPAERPEWEAWVAEGVVLFQQGSFEDAFQLFKKAAEKGSAEGQSRLGYCYSNGKGIGVDDTKATEWYRKAAEQGLAKAQHNLGLRYATGRGVVPDPAAATSWLEKSAQQGYPAAAHELAHRYEHGLGVAANLASAKRWLEVAAGKGWGEAQADLADWYMLGKLGSRDDLAAVHWLRAAATQGLARAQNNLGVSLLSGRGTLRDPVEACRWFRAAALQDHPEGANNFAACLIEGRGVEKDLGEAVAWLEKAAKLGVAAAQSKLALFYLEGLAVEKDPRKAFELYRRAAEQGFAKAQHNLGTCYFQGLGVDRNLAEAARWFEKAAEQGDADSQLTLAVCYEKGHGVEIDSERSWHWYLKAAEAGSNPAQLHVGKVRARKSSKYYDPAAARMWLDRARQGGSAAAGAFLARLLLAGEGGSTDAETAVKRLEECAAEFPPALIWLGHCWANGTGVIRDLEKAKARYRQAAEAGYPRAQARLAALLLKEGAPSDRAYALELLEAAAVLDEPEALRQLALEAEGKDPAKHRELLIRASEAGDVEASFRWAKLALRGNVSNSQREDALEKFEYAALGGHLQAAEQARSLKRRMQADTVAEIAARARRKWEAIEASEWD